The window ACTCTTAAAATGATAGGTACTAAAGCCACACCTCCTCCTTTTAGACTAAAAGCTACTGAGGACACGCCTCCTGCTTTTAGATTCACAGGTGCTGAGGCCACGCCTCCGGGCTTTAAATTGTCAGAtactgaggccacacctcctgcCTTTAAACAGACAGGTAATTAGGCCATGCCTCCTGTCTTTAAACTGGCAGGTACTGAGGACACGCCTTCTATTAGACTGAAAGGTACTAAAGCCACGCCCCCTGCTTTTAGACTGGACAGATTttgaggccacgccttcttctaTCAAACTGACAGGTACTGAGGCCATGCCCCCTTATTTTAGACTGACAGGTATggaagccacacctcctcctTTTATACTTGACAGGGCActaaggccacgcctcctgCCTTTTAGATTGAAAGGTACTGAGGCCGCGCCTCCTGCTTTTGGACGCACAGGTACTAAGGCCACACCCCCTGCCTTTCAAATGTCAGGTACTGAGGCCGCGCCTCCTGCTTTTGGATGCACAGGTACTAAGGCCACACCCCCTGCCTTTTAACTGTCAGGTtctgaggccacacctcctgcCTTTCAAATGTCAGGTACTGAGGCCATGTGTTTGCTTAGTTGCCCGCCCCCTGGTGAAGGTGTGAGTGCGCTAATTAAAGACACACACCTTGTTGGTGTCTCTGTACTCTGAGAAGTGTCTCCTCTCGTTGCTCACCCACTCCGGCTCACTCTCGCCCTTCTCAGGAGTGTACATGTCACCTACAGAACACAAAGCAccaagttacacacacacacacacttaagttGTTACGgttacactctcacactctaaTCTAGAACATTGTTTCAGGACGCACCGATGTACTCATCTAAATTGACCTTTCCGTCTCCGTTCTTGTCGATGTCCTCCATCGTCTCCTGTTGGGAGAGAAACGAACAGATGTACACGCCTGTTAGAGAAGCTCATAGCGGTGATGGACGGAGAGTGGTTGCTATGGTAATGTGTTTCTGCATCACCCTTTACCTCCACTACAAGCTTCCTCATGTAGGCGAACTCCTCTGGGTGGAGGAACGCGGTGAACTCCTCCTTCGTCGCGATGCCGTCTCCGTCCTTATCTGCAAACTTGAACCTGCGCTGGTCTCGTGCGTGCATCGCCTTGTACGTTTCTTTGTCTTCCAAATCCTCAGAGTCGTCATCTAGAGCAATGAAAGACATGAGTGACATCACGACTCAGGGCCGCATTGCGAACACTACGGGCCGCGCCCAACACTAGACCCTCACCCAGGTAGGTTCCGTAGGTGGTGTTCTTGTACTCCACCCAGGAGATCTTGCCATCCTTGTTCTGATCGTACTCTTTCCAGTGCTTGTTTACGTTCTCCTCGATGTACCTCCTCTGCCTGTGCTTGATCCAGTAGTGCAGCTCGGCGTGGCTGACGAAGCCGTCCTTATCCGTGTCGATGCGTTCTACGATTTTCCTGTAAAAGGAAAATTACACACATAAGGAGTCACAGCAGAAACAAGAAGAACATTCTAGAACAGAAGGCGCTATGAAGGACAAAGGAGGGCTCTGGTACCCGAGCCTGGCTTTGCTCTCCTCAGGGGTCAGCTGGTCGAAGGTCTTGGCTTCCTCTTTGCCCAGGAAGGCCTCGTGGTCGTACTGGAAGCCGTGAGCGTCATCATGGGCGTGGTCGCTCAGGTCACGCTGGTGATGAACGCGCTTCTCCTGAGGAGGCACGGCCAGGCCGAGTGCCAGCAACACTGACAAAATGAACAACTGCATTtcctgcacgcacacacacacacacacacacacacacacacacactgtgctgaCATGATGCTGCTTACACTGCTGAGTGCCAAAAAATTGTACACCTCTTATATTCTGCATTAATAACTCTCAAGATAGACTAAAGTATAACGCATAGCAAACTTCAACCATATAATCTAATCTaacctaatctaatctaatctaatctaatgccATTAGCGACAATACaagcaagaaaataaaaagatttaagaGGTGTTCAGGAAATATGAGCGCAGTTACAAAGGCTTTATTAACATCAAAGGCGAACACACAcgagattttttttacaataaacttGATTTATTGAACtaattaaattcatataaataatCTTTACACACACGGTTTTTCCTACTTATTCAACTTACACATTTATTGTCTTGTATTGAAAAATCAATTTTCACTTTGGATCTTCtgagggtgcacaaacttttgaactCGATTTTCAGTAGAATTTATAACAATATGATTCTAATTTTTCCCCCCAGGAACAAGAGGTTACATGACATTACTGAGTGCTTAATGCATGCATGAACATGTAGTGATACATGAAGGTCAgatttgtttagattttaagcagaggaataaaaagattgaataaaatgaactaaatttaaaatgtatctaaCTTGTTACATAATGACCAGAGGGATAAATCACGGCATCTTAATccatgtaacacacacacacatgcatttactATTTCAGTGTAAATCAATGCAAATGTGTTCTCTGTGTTTAAACTAACCAGTTAGTGTGTTTTTAATCTTGcacaataataatatgtaattaaatgattaagatGCTGTAAAGAGACAAAACAACTCTAAATTTCTTTACACAAACTCAAAATTACCACCAAAACACAAAGCAAATCCAGAGTTAAAGTTGATCTCGGTGCACAGGACTAACTTTAGTGACTATTTTCCATATTTCAGTAAATTAAACTCAAACTCACCCAAACTCCAGGGAttagaatctctctctctctgctgcgCGCGCACGGGTTCAGTCGCGTTGGCACACTGCCTCTTTAAATCGCGCGCAGGAGGGGCGGGTTTGACTGTTACACGCCACGCCCAGAATCCCGTACTGACACAGGAAGGGACCAATCACAGCTCAGAACTGGGCGGGCCTGTCCGAAATCGTGAACGCGACTGGCTACGAGGCGCCACGTTGACACGCGAACGCGCATCTGAAAGTGAAGCGttcgtgtgtgcgtgtgcatgtgtgcgtgcgcatgtgcgcgcgcgcgcgcaccgTTCTGTACAACTCCGCACGCTGAAGGACCCCGATGTGGGGGCGTGTCTCTGGTGTTCGCCTGAATTAAACTCATCATCAGTATAGATATTGTAAATaaggtttaataaaaataactatttataaattaaataattatagtaTTAAATTGTGTGGAATTTAAATACAGACGTATCacatgttaaataatgtttgttAGCTTTGGACTCGTGAGATTTGTGAGGATGAACAGCTTTAATCGCATTAGtcttaacaaataattaaatacagatGAAGTCAATcataaactttaattaaaca of the Clarias gariepinus isolate MV-2021 ecotype Netherlands chromosome 16, CGAR_prim_01v2, whole genome shotgun sequence genome contains:
- the rcn3 gene encoding reticulocalbin-3 isoform X3 — translated: MQLFILSVLLALGLAVPPQEKRVHHQRDLSDHAHDDAHGFQYDHEAFLGKEEAKTFDQLTPEESKARLGKIVERIDTDKDGFVSHAELHYWIKHRQRRYIEENVNKHWKEYDQNKDGKISWVEYKNTTYGTYLDDDSEDLEDKETYKAMHARDQRRFKFADKDGDGIATKEEFTAFLHPEEFAYMRKLVVEETMEDIDKNGDGKVNLDEYIGDMYTPEKGESEPEWVSNERRHFSEYRDTNKDGFLDADEIAHWILPHDVDHADNEAKHLIHETDKNNDDKISKAEILDNWNMFVGSQATNYGEDLTRKHDEL
- the rcn3 gene encoding reticulocalbin-3 isoform X2, whose product is MEMQLFILSVLLALGLAVPPQEKRVHHQRDLSDHAHDDAHGFQYDHEAFLGKEEAKTFDQLTPEESKARLGKIVERIDTDKDGFVSHAELHYWIKHRQRRYIEENVNKHWKEYDQNKDGKISWVEYKNTTYGTYLDDDSEDLEDKETYKAMHARDQRRFKFADKDGDGIATKEEFTAFLHPEEFAYMRKLVVEETMEDIDKNGDGKVNLDEYIGDMYTPEKGESEPEWVSNERRHFSEYRDTNKDGFLDADEIAHWILPHDVDHADNEAKHLIHETDKNNDGHLSLSEILDNLDEVKVSTITDYGTLLMTEHDEL
- the rcn3 gene encoding reticulocalbin-3 isoform X1 gives rise to the protein MEMQLFILSVLLALGLAVPPQEKRVHHQRDLSDHAHDDAHGFQYDHEAFLGKEEAKTFDQLTPEESKARLGKIVERIDTDKDGFVSHAELHYWIKHRQRRYIEENVNKHWKEYDQNKDGKISWVEYKNTTYGTYLDDDSEDLEDKETYKAMHARDQRRFKFADKDGDGIATKEEFTAFLHPEEFAYMRKLVVEETMEDIDKNGDGKVNLDEYIGDMYTPEKGESEPEWVSNERRHFSEYRDTNKDGFLDADEIAHWILPHDVDHADNEAKHLIHETDKNNDDKISKAEILDNWNMFVGSQATNYGEDLTRKHDEL